Part of the Sporomusaceae bacterium FL31 genome, GCAAATTAAAGCTGCTAGAATAAATAATCGTATCTGGAAAATTCCAAAAATTGCAGTTATCGAGTATGTGTTAACAAGCAGTGGACTCACCAATGTTGAATCTTTTCCCACTAACTTTTAGGATAAAAATTAGTATTTTTGAAAATTAGAACACTCTCACCCAACATATTCATAAAAAAGACTTGGCGCTAATGTGCCAAGTCTTTTTTAATGTCATTTCCTTAATTGTTTAATATCCTATATCATTTCCTCACACTAATTATTAAGACGTTTATCTCATCTATAAAATGTCAGCGCAAATGAATGTACGATTATTGATTTAGCCAAGTGTTTTTTCTAAAATCCAAAAAGTCTTGCTTTCTTTATCTGTATTATGCTGACTTCTTTGTTTTAAATTTAGTTTTACTGAATCGCCAATTATTCTATATGGCAATCCACGCTCTACTAAGCATTTATTTATAACATTCTTCCCGTATATGTGTTCTTCTTTAGTAGTCTTATCTTCAGGACGCCTTCCAAATGCATTTATATAGAGTTTAGTGCAAATTGTTAGAAACTCGTTTACTTGGAGGTCATTCATTCCATTCTTTCGATAAAAGTCAGCAGTCTCTCTACCATTTTGGGGAACTTTCTCCTTAGAATTTTTCTCAAGAAAATCAAGAAATATTTTTAGACTGTCT contains:
- a CDS encoding excisionase; the encoded protein is MFSDYPDILTVEELCEMLTIGKNAAYTLLASRQIKAARINNRIWKIPKIAVIEYVLTSSGLTNVESFPTNF